A window from Zingiber officinale cultivar Zhangliang chromosome 7A, Zo_v1.1, whole genome shotgun sequence encodes these proteins:
- the LOC122001117 gene encoding lysM domain receptor-like kinase 3 — translation MALIPISLAVSILLLIDAVPLASSTGPLNCSDVARVCTSFLAFKAGRRPDVAQIQSMFDVFPEDVTVDEGSSPGYVFVRKNCSCLADKKYLTNTTFTVREETSSVYPVVAQTYGGLAFLPNVTQRFARSRAVISLHLLCGCSSGLWNYLMSYVMEEGDSIASLSSKFGVSMDSIETVNDMSGPNGVVVGEVYYIPLNSIPGLPYSVNNGSSPSSAPTSSETSVTFSGNSMHNSAGFPYGWVFGSMGASVLLVILVLFSFLSFKSFNSRSQTKDPERSVSHKFHILRNTSFCYSSGRYLCCNSGNTKASTGDAGSHHANIPKGMAGDALDIEKPIVFKHEEIFSSTDNFSDSNLLGHGQYGSVYYGVLRDQEVAIKRMTALKTKEFMAEVKVLCKVHHASLVELIGYAASDEELFLIYEYAEKGSLKNHLHDPQTKGNTSLSWISRVQIALDAARGLEYIHEHTKNHYVHRDIKTSNILLDGSYRAKISDFGLTKLVASTIDGEASTTKVVGTFGYLAPEYLHDGLATTKSDVYAFGVVIFELISGKEAITRTEGRVLANPERRSLASVMLNALRNSPNSMSMESLKGYIDPALMDLYPHDCVYKMAMLAKQCVDEDPILRPDMKQVVIAISQILLSSIEWEATLAGNSQIFSGLVQGR, via the exons ATGGCGTTAATCCCGATCTCGCTCGCCGTTTCGATTCTGTTGCTGATCGATGCCGTTCCCTTGGCGTCCTCGACGGGGCCGCTCAATTGCTCTGACGTGGCCCGTGTTTGCACCTCCTTCCTCGCCTTCAAGGCGGGTCGACGTCCCGACGTCGCCCAAATCCAGAGCATGTTCGACGTCTTCCCCGAGGACGTCACCGTCGACGAGGGCAGCAGTCCCGGGTACGTCTTCGTGCGCAAGAACTGCTCCTGCCTCGCGGACAAGAAGTATCTTACAAACACCACTTTCACCGTGCGGGAGGAGACGAGCTCGGTGTACCCGGTGGTCGCCCAGACCTATGGGGGGCTCGCCTTCCTGCCCAACGTGACCCAGCGGTTCGCTCGCTCCAGAGCCGTCATCTCCCTCCACTTACTCTGCGGGTGCTCCAGCGGTCTGTGGAATTATCTGATGAGCTACGTGATGGAAGAGGGAGACTCGATCGCGTCGTTGTCGAGTAAGTTTGGGGTTAGCATGGACAGTATTGAGACTGTGAATGACATGTCCGGTCCGAATGGTGTTGTCGTTGGAGAAGTCTATTACATCCCACTGAACTCTA TTCCTGGCTTGCCTTATTCTGTAAACAATGGATCCTCTCCTTCTTCTGCACCTACTTCATCAGAAACATCTGTTACATTCTCAG GCAATTCTATGCATAATTCTGCTGGATTCCCTTATGGGTGGGTTTTCGGTAGTATGGGTGCTTCTGTACTTCTTGtaattttggttttattttcctttctttctttcaAGTCCTTCAATTCAAGGAGTCAAACAAAAGATCCTGAAAGATCAGTGTCCCATAAGTTCCACATCCTCCGGAACACTAGTTTCTGTTATTCTTCAGGAAGGTACCTTTGTTGCAATTCTGGAAATACAAAGGCATCAACAGGGGATGCAGGAAGTCACCATGCTAATATTCCCAAAG GCATGGCTGGTGATGCACTTGACATAGAGAAACCAATTGTTTTCAAGCACGAAGAAATATTTTCTTCTACAGATAACTTTTCTGATTCAAATCTACTGGGTCATGGTCAGTATGGTTCTGTCTATTATGGGGTCCTTCGGGACCAG GAGGTTGCAATAAAAAGAATGACAGCTTTGAAAACAAAGGAATTTATGGCTGAGGTGAAAGTACTCTGCAAGGTCCATCATGCTAGTCTG GTAGAATTGATTGGTTACGCTGCAAGTGATGAGGAGCTGTTCCTGATATATGAGTATGCTGAGAAGGGTTCGCTCAAGAATCATCTTCATGATCCACAAACCAAGG GGAATACATCACTATCTTGGATATCTAGGGTTCAAATTGCACTTGATGCTGCCAGAGGACTAGAATATATTCATGAGCATACCAAGAACCATTATGTTCATCGAGACATCAAGACAAGCAATATTCTACTTGATGGTTCTTACAGAGCTAAG ATCTCAGACTTCGGGCTCACAAAACTTGTTGCATCAACAATTGATGGTGAAGCTTCTACTACTAAGGTTGTTGGCACTTTCGGTTATTTAGCTCCAGA ATACTTGCATGATGGTCTTGCCACCACAAAAAGTGATGTTTATGCATTTGGGGTTGTCATTTTTGAGCTAATATCTGGCAAGGAGGCAATAACAAGGACAGAAGGAAGAGTTCTGGCAAACCCTGAAAGGCGTTCATTAGCATCTGTG ATGTTAAATGCACTGAGAAACTCCCCAAATTCAATGAGCATGGAGAGCCTGAAAGGTTATATTGATCCCGCTTTGATGGATCTGTATCCCCATGACTGTGTCTACAAG ATGGCAATGTTGGCAAAGCAATGCGTGGACGAAGATCCTATCTTACGGCCAGATATGAAGCAAGTGGTGATCGCTATCTCCCAAATTTTGTTGTCCTCCATCGAGTGGGAGGCTACGTTGGCCGGGAACAGCCAAATCTTTAGTGGCCTTGTCCAAGGAAGGTGA
- the LOC122001121 gene encoding tryptophan--tRNA ligase, chloroplastic/mitochondrial-like isoform X1 has translation MSRALLSQFLNVSFASPRLSASIIDRGQYLRRVGIPSRAVVADFSCDCSASASAPAPATEAPGLSPSPSKKRVVSGVQPTGSVHLGNYLGAIKNWVLLQDTYDTFFFIVDLHAITLPYDASELSKATRSTAALYLACGIDPSKASVFLQSHVRAHVELMWLLSSVTPLGWLNRMIQFKEKSRMAGDENVGVALLTYPVLMASDILLYQTDLVPVGEDQKQHLELTRELAERVNYLYGGRKWKKLGGRGGMLFKVPEAFIPPTGARVMSLTDGLSKMSKSSPSDQSRINLLDTKDVIANKIKRCKTDSFTGMEFDNPERPECNNLLSIYQLVTGKTKEEVENECQNMNWGTFKAILTDAVVDHLHPIQVRYSEITTDPTYLDHILSEGAKKAADIAEITLSNVYQAMGFLKR, from the exons ATGAGTCGTGCTCTTCTCTCTCAATTTCTCAACGTTTCCTTTGCCTCTCCGCGACTATCCGCATCGATTAT CGACCGTGGTCAGTATTTGAGGAGAGTAGGCATCCCGTCTCGTGCAGTGGTTGCTGATTTCAGTTGCGACTGCAGTGCTTCCGCTTCCGCTCCTGCTCCTGCTACAGAGGCTCCGGGGCTTTCTCCCAGTCCATCCAA GAAAAGAGTTGTTTCTGGGGTACAACCCACAGGATCTGTACACCTTGGAAACTATCTTGGTGCAATAAAAAATTGGGTTCTACTTCAG GATACTTATGATACATTCTTCTTCATCGTAGACTTGCATGCG ATCACTCTACCATATGATGCCTCAGAATTGTCTAAAGCAACAAGAAGTACAGCAGCATTATATTTGGCTTGTGGTATCGATCCATCCAAG GCTTCTGTATTTTTGCAATCTCATGTTCGTGCTCATGTGGAGTTGATGTGGCTGCTCAGTTCTGTCACACCACTTGGCTGGTTGAATAGGATGATccaatttaaagaaaaatctcgGATGGCG GGTGATGAGAATGTAGGAGTTGCACTTTTAACTTATCCAGTTCTGATGGCTTCAGATATTCTGTTGTACCAG ACTGATTTGGTACCTGTTGGTGAGGATCAGAAACAACATTTGGAACTTACTCGTGAATTAGCTGAAAGAGTAAATTATTTGTATGGAGGAAGGAAATGGAAGAAATTGGGAGG GAGAGGTGGTATGTTATTCAAG gTTCCTGAAGCCTTTATTCCACCAACAGGGGCTCGGGTTATGTCACTCACAGATGGTCTTTCAAAG ATGTCGAAGTCTTCGCCTTCTGATCAGTCTCGCATCAATCTTCTTGACACAAAAGAT GTGATTGCTAACAAGATCAAACGCTGCAAAACCGACTCATTCACGGG GATGGAGTTTGATAATCCTGAAAGACCTGAATGCAATAATCTTTTATCTATCTATCAGCTTGTAACTGGGAAGACCAAAGag GAAGTCGAAAATGAATGCCAAAATATGAACTGGGGAACATTCAAGGCAATCCTCACAGATGCTGTGGTGGATCATCTGCATCCAATCCAG GTACGGTATTCAGAGATTACTACTGATCCAACATATTTGGATCATATTTTGTCAGAGGGTGCTAAAAAAGCAGCTGACATAGCGGAAATCACTCTCAGCAATGTCTACCAGGCCATGGGGTTCTTGAAGAGATAG
- the LOC122001121 gene encoding tryptophan--tRNA ligase, chloroplastic/mitochondrial-like isoform X2 produces MSRALLSQFLNVSFASPRLSASIIDRGQYLRRVGIPSRAVVADFSCDCSASASAPAPATEAPGLSPSPSKKRVVSGVQPTGSVHLGNYLGAIKNWVLLQDTYDTFFFIVDLHAITLPYDASELSKATRSTAALYLACGIDPSKASVFLQSHVRAHVELMWLLSSVTPLGWLNRMIQFKEKSRMAGDENVGVALLTYPVLMASDILLYQTDLVPVGEDQKQHLELTRELAERVNYLYGGRKWKKLGGFLKPLFHQQGLGLCHSQMVFQRCRSLRLLISLASIFLTQKMMEFDNPERPECNNLLSIYQLVTGKTKEEVENECQNMNWGTFKAILTDAVVDHLHPIQVRYSEITTDPTYLDHILSEGAKKAADIAEITLSNVYQAMGFLKR; encoded by the exons ATGAGTCGTGCTCTTCTCTCTCAATTTCTCAACGTTTCCTTTGCCTCTCCGCGACTATCCGCATCGATTAT CGACCGTGGTCAGTATTTGAGGAGAGTAGGCATCCCGTCTCGTGCAGTGGTTGCTGATTTCAGTTGCGACTGCAGTGCTTCCGCTTCCGCTCCTGCTCCTGCTACAGAGGCTCCGGGGCTTTCTCCCAGTCCATCCAA GAAAAGAGTTGTTTCTGGGGTACAACCCACAGGATCTGTACACCTTGGAAACTATCTTGGTGCAATAAAAAATTGGGTTCTACTTCAG GATACTTATGATACATTCTTCTTCATCGTAGACTTGCATGCG ATCACTCTACCATATGATGCCTCAGAATTGTCTAAAGCAACAAGAAGTACAGCAGCATTATATTTGGCTTGTGGTATCGATCCATCCAAG GCTTCTGTATTTTTGCAATCTCATGTTCGTGCTCATGTGGAGTTGATGTGGCTGCTCAGTTCTGTCACACCACTTGGCTGGTTGAATAGGATGATccaatttaaagaaaaatctcgGATGGCG GGTGATGAGAATGTAGGAGTTGCACTTTTAACTTATCCAGTTCTGATGGCTTCAGATATTCTGTTGTACCAG ACTGATTTGGTACCTGTTGGTGAGGATCAGAAACAACATTTGGAACTTACTCGTGAATTAGCTGAAAGAGTAAATTATTTGTATGGAGGAAGGAAATGGAAGAAATTGGGAGG gTTCCTGAAGCCTTTATTCCACCAACAGGGGCTCGGGTTATGTCACTCACAGATGGTCTTTCAAAG ATGTCGAAGTCTTCGCCTTCTGATCAGTCTCGCATCAATCTTCTTGACACAAAAGAT GATGGAGTTTGATAATCCTGAAAGACCTGAATGCAATAATCTTTTATCTATCTATCAGCTTGTAACTGGGAAGACCAAAGag GAAGTCGAAAATGAATGCCAAAATATGAACTGGGGAACATTCAAGGCAATCCTCACAGATGCTGTGGTGGATCATCTGCATCCAATCCAG GTACGGTATTCAGAGATTACTACTGATCCAACATATTTGGATCATATTTTGTCAGAGGGTGCTAAAAAAGCAGCTGACATAGCGGAAATCACTCTCAGCAATGTCTACCAGGCCATGGGGTTCTTGAAGAGATAG